A genomic stretch from Enterobacter oligotrophicus includes:
- the ada gene encoding bifunctional DNA-binding transcriptional regulator/O6-methylguanine-DNA methyltransferase Ada — MKNATFTTDEDRWLAVLARDPRADTQFVFAVQTTGIFCRPSCRARHALRKNVLFYPDARHAALAGFRPCKRCMPDKRDPQEQKVAKVELACRLLEQDPSLTLETLAQQVATSPFHFHRLFKSVTGMTPKAWQQAAREQRLRSALAQGDKITDAVLAAGFPDSSSYYRKADGALGMTAKQYRKGDVAVRYATSDCSLGRCLVGESERGICAILLGDNDAVLTAELLALFPNAEREPMEGEFALRVQQVIASIDSRATPLSLPLDIRGTAFQQQVWQALRAIPCGETASYQQVARALGKPNAVRAVAAACAANKLAIIIPCHRVVRNDGALSGYRWGIARKAQLLKREAKNQEG; from the coding sequence ATGAAAAACGCAACCTTTACCACCGATGAGGATCGCTGGCTGGCTGTTCTGGCCCGCGACCCTCGTGCAGATACTCAGTTTGTCTTTGCCGTGCAGACAACCGGCATTTTTTGTCGCCCGTCCTGTCGCGCCCGCCACGCACTGCGTAAGAACGTTCTTTTTTATCCCGATGCCCGACACGCTGCGCTTGCCGGGTTTCGCCCCTGTAAGCGTTGTATGCCCGACAAACGCGATCCGCAGGAGCAGAAGGTGGCAAAAGTTGAACTGGCCTGCCGTCTGCTGGAGCAGGACCCGTCGTTGACGCTGGAGACACTCGCGCAGCAGGTTGCAACCAGTCCGTTCCATTTCCACCGCCTGTTTAAATCCGTGACCGGGATGACGCCGAAAGCCTGGCAGCAGGCGGCGCGGGAACAGCGGCTGCGCAGTGCGCTGGCGCAGGGGGATAAAATCACCGACGCCGTACTGGCAGCCGGTTTTCCGGATAGCAGCAGCTATTACCGTAAAGCCGATGGCGCGCTGGGAATGACGGCGAAACAGTATCGCAAAGGGGATGTTGCGGTACGTTACGCAACCAGTGACTGTTCATTAGGCCGCTGTCTGGTAGGGGAGAGTGAACGGGGGATCTGTGCCATATTGCTGGGCGATAACGACGCGGTGTTAACTGCAGAACTGTTAGCGCTGTTTCCGAACGCTGAGCGGGAACCGATGGAAGGCGAATTTGCCCTGCGCGTTCAGCAGGTCATTGCCAGTATCGACAGTCGCGCCACGCCGCTATCGCTCCCGCTGGATATTCGCGGAACGGCCTTTCAGCAGCAAGTCTGGCAGGCACTGCGCGCTATTCCCTGTGGTGAAACGGCAAGCTACCAGCAGGTGGCTCGGGCGCTTGGTAAACCGAATGCCGTGCGTGCCGTGGCGGCTGCCTGTGCTGCTAATAAACTGGCGATTATTATTCCGTGTCACCGTGTGGTGCGTAATGATGGGGCACTTTCAGGCTATCGCTGGGGTATTGCCCGAAAAGCGCAGTTGTTGAAACGTGAGGCAAAAAACCAGGAGGGATAA
- the apbE gene encoding FAD:protein FMN transferase ApbE — MDMTFLRASFLATLFFLTACDSSTPPAKTNAPAATVLEGKTMGTFWRVSVMNLDNARADELRGKIQSQLDADDQLLSTYKNDSALMRFNLSTSTSLWPVSEAMADIVTESLRVGYKTHGAMDVTVGPLVNLWGFGPNKQPVTTPSQAAIDDARARTGLQHLTVINQYGQQYLQKDIPDLYVDLSTVGEGYAADHLAALMAEEGISRYLVSVGGALVSRGMNASGKPWRVAIQKPTDQQNAVQAIVDINGHGISTSGSYRNYYELEGKRISHVIDPQTGRPIAHNLVSVTVIAPTALEADAWDTGLMVLGPEKAKEVVRQEGLAVYMITKEADGFKTWSSPQFDSFLVSEQN; from the coding sequence ATGGACATGACTTTTTTACGCGCCAGCTTTCTGGCTACCCTTTTTTTTCTGACAGCATGCGACTCTTCCACACCTCCGGCAAAAACGAACGCGCCAGCGGCGACGGTGCTGGAAGGCAAGACGATGGGCACCTTCTGGCGCGTCAGCGTGATGAATCTCGACAACGCGCGTGCTGACGAACTTCGCGGCAAAATCCAGTCACAGCTTGATGCTGACGATCAACTGCTCTCGACCTATAAAAACGACTCAGCGCTGATGCGTTTTAATCTGTCCACCAGCACGTCCCTTTGGCCGGTGAGCGAAGCGATGGCCGATATCGTTACTGAATCTCTGCGTGTGGGCTATAAAACGCATGGTGCGATGGACGTCACCGTGGGCCCGCTGGTTAATCTCTGGGGGTTTGGCCCGAACAAACAGCCGGTTACGACACCTTCTCAGGCGGCTATTGATGACGCCCGCGCCCGCACTGGGTTGCAGCACCTGACGGTCATCAATCAGTACGGTCAGCAGTACCTGCAGAAAGACATTCCCGACCTGTATGTCGATCTCTCCACGGTTGGCGAGGGCTATGCTGCGGATCACCTGGCCGCGTTGATGGCTGAGGAAGGTATTTCGCGCTATCTGGTCTCTGTGGGTGGCGCGCTGGTCAGCCGGGGCATGAACGCCAGCGGTAAGCCATGGCGGGTGGCCATTCAAAAGCCCACCGATCAACAAAATGCGGTGCAGGCGATTGTGGATATCAATGGTCACGGCATTAGCACCTCCGGAAGTTACCGGAACTATTACGAACTTGAGGGCAAACGCATTTCGCATGTGATCGATCCGCAAACGGGTCGCCCGATCGCCCATAACCTGGTTTCTGTTACCGTCATTGCCCCGACAGCGCTGGAAGCCGACGCCTGGGACACCGGCCTGATGGTGCTCGGGCCGGAGAAGGCGAAAGAGGTGGTGCGCCAGGAAGGGTTGGCCGTTTATATGATCACCAAAGAAGCCGACGGGTTTAAAACCTGGAGCTCGCCGCAGTTCGACAGTTTCCTGGTCAGCGAGCAGAATTAA